In Streptomyces sp. P3, one DNA window encodes the following:
- a CDS encoding histidine kinase, which yields MGRTIRQAARATLHLLVAAALAFGLYLFITVLLITAVGTVVVVGAWMLPETVLLIRRIAGAKRALTAAWTGRHIPEAYRPITGTLRERLRIAVHDPGTFLDLRWMAASYVYGALLCVALPLWPLGLVVDGVWCGLGRRGAVVLPLITRLADLEARWSQALLKPSPRALLAARVEELAATRADAIAAHGAELRRIERDLHDGAQARLVALSMRIGLAKRAYGHDPEAARKLLDDAQEQAEEALTELRQVVRGIHPPILTDRGLVGAVRALAAGSGLEVTVRVDGGLEEGPRAPAAVEAAAYFAVAEALTNAAKHSGSRRATVQLERVPRGLRAVIRDEGLGGADENSGTGLLGVRRRVAAMDGEVTVTSPKGGPTMIAVELPCVW from the coding sequence ATGGGCAGAACGATCCGGCAGGCAGCGCGGGCCACGCTCCATCTGCTCGTGGCCGCAGCGCTGGCCTTCGGCCTGTACCTGTTCATCACCGTGCTGCTGATCACGGCCGTCGGCACGGTTGTCGTGGTCGGGGCGTGGATGCTGCCCGAGACGGTGCTGCTGATCCGCCGGATCGCCGGCGCGAAACGCGCTCTGACGGCCGCCTGGACGGGCCGGCACATCCCGGAGGCTTACCGGCCGATCACCGGCACCCTGCGCGAGCGCCTGCGCATCGCCGTCCATGACCCGGGCACCTTCCTCGACCTGCGCTGGATGGCTGCCTCATACGTCTATGGCGCCCTGCTGTGCGTGGCGCTGCCGCTGTGGCCGCTGGGCCTGGTCGTGGACGGGGTGTGGTGCGGGCTCGGGCGTCGCGGGGCGGTCGTCCTGCCTTTGATCACCCGCCTCGCCGACCTGGAGGCCCGCTGGTCGCAGGCCCTGCTCAAGCCCTCGCCCCGGGCGCTGCTGGCCGCGCGGGTCGAGGAGCTGGCCGCCACCCGGGCGGACGCGATCGCCGCACACGGCGCCGAGCTGCGCCGCATCGAGCGGGACCTGCACGACGGGGCACAGGCCCGCTTGGTCGCCCTGTCCATGCGGATCGGGCTCGCGAAACGCGCCTATGGCCACGATCCCGAGGCGGCCCGCAAACTCCTCGACGACGCCCAGGAGCAGGCCGAGGAGGCGCTGACCGAGCTGCGGCAGGTAGTACGCGGCATTCACCCGCCGATCCTCACCGACCGCGGTCTCGTCGGCGCCGTACGGGCGCTGGCGGCCGGCAGTGGGCTGGAGGTGACCGTGCGGGTGGACGGCGGGCTGGAGGAGGGGCCGCGGGCTCCGGCGGCGGTGGAGGCGGCGGCGTATTTTGCGGTGGCCGAGGCGCTGACGAACGCCGCCAAGCACAGCGGTTCGCGGCGCGCGACCGTTCAGCTGGAGCGCGTCCCCCGCGGATTGCGGGCCGTCATCCGGGACGAGGGCCTGGGCGGAGCCGACGAGAACAGCGGCACCGGACTGCTCGGCGTCCGGCGGCGCGTCGCCGCTATGGACGGTGAGGTGACCGTGACCAGTCCCAAGGGGGGACCGACGATGATTGCCGTGGAGCTGCCGTGCGTGTGGTGA
- a CDS encoding CoA ester lyase has protein sequence MTSSHPDTDRIAAARTLLFVPGHRPDRFDKAAASGSDFVIIDLEDAVAADDKDRARDNADNWLGLGNTAVVRVNPPGTPWFEADLAPAADHGCPIIIPKAEDPYVLAEISARTAGRCPLIPLVETALGIERAHDVCAVGGVVRAAFGNVDLAAELGVAHDDHLALTHARSRLVLASAAAGAHPPLDGVTTAVRDPDALDADVAHARRLGFTGKFCVHPAQVRPAADGFAPTAGELRWARGVLNAGDPVTTVDGQMVDRPVLERARGVLARAGESRGRA, from the coding sequence ATGACCTCTAGCCACCCGGACACCGACCGCATCGCCGCCGCACGAACCCTGCTCTTCGTCCCCGGCCACCGGCCCGACCGCTTCGACAAGGCCGCCGCCTCGGGCAGCGACTTCGTCATCATCGACCTCGAAGACGCCGTCGCCGCCGACGACAAGGACCGCGCCCGCGACAACGCCGACAACTGGCTCGGCCTCGGCAACACAGCCGTCGTACGCGTCAATCCGCCCGGCACCCCGTGGTTCGAGGCGGACCTGGCACCAGCAGCCGACCACGGCTGCCCGATCATCATCCCCAAGGCCGAGGACCCGTACGTCCTCGCGGAGATCTCAGCCCGCACAGCCGGACGCTGTCCGCTGATCCCGCTGGTCGAGACCGCCCTCGGCATCGAACGGGCCCACGACGTGTGCGCCGTGGGCGGCGTCGTGCGCGCCGCCTTCGGCAACGTCGACCTGGCCGCCGAGCTCGGCGTCGCCCACGACGACCACCTCGCCCTCACCCACGCCCGCTCCCGACTGGTCCTCGCCTCTGCCGCGGCAGGCGCCCACCCGCCCCTCGACGGCGTCACCACCGCCGTACGGGATCCCGACGCGCTCGACGCCGACGTCGCGCACGCCCGGCGCCTGGGGTTCACCGGTAAGTTCTGCGTCCATCCGGCGCAGGTCCGGCCCGCCGCCGACGGGTTCGCTCCCACCGCCGGCGAACTGCGCTGGGCGCGCGGCGTTCTCAACGCCGGTGACCCGGTCACGACGGTCGACGGGCAGATGGTCGACCGGCCGGTGCTCGAACGCGCACGGGGTGTCCTGGCCCGGGCCGGTGAGTCACGGGGACGTGCCTAG
- a CDS encoding thiamine pyrophosphate-dependent enzyme, translating to MTAVDTPARLDRRRFVADLVSRLPEDALVVTGLGSPSYDVFAAGDRPGNFYLWGAMGAAAPLALGLALAQPDHPVVAITGDGEHLMGIGTLATVGAQLPPNLTIVVLDNAHFGETGMQPSHTGLGTDLIAVAQGFGIRDAERITDLAQVEGLATRITARTATTYAQVLIDTTEPPRALPSRDGVANKNTFRASLGLGTF from the coding sequence ATGACCGCCGTCGACACCCCGGCCCGCCTCGACCGCCGCCGTTTCGTCGCCGACCTGGTCTCCCGGCTCCCGGAGGACGCGCTCGTCGTCACCGGCCTCGGCTCTCCCAGCTACGACGTGTTCGCCGCCGGCGACCGCCCTGGCAACTTCTACCTCTGGGGCGCGATGGGCGCCGCCGCACCCCTCGCCCTGGGCCTCGCCCTCGCCCAGCCGGACCATCCGGTCGTCGCGATCACCGGCGACGGCGAACACCTCATGGGCATCGGCACCTTGGCCACCGTCGGAGCCCAACTCCCGCCCAACCTCACGATCGTCGTCCTCGACAACGCCCACTTCGGCGAGACCGGTATGCAGCCCAGCCACACCGGTCTGGGCACCGATCTCATCGCGGTCGCCCAGGGTTTCGGCATCCGCGACGCCGAACGGATCACCGACCTCGCCCAGGTCGAAGGCCTCGCCACGCGCATCACGGCGCGCACAGCGACCACGTACGCCCAGGTACTCATCGACACCACCGAGCCCCCGCGCGCCCTGCCGTCCCGCGACGGCGTCGCCAACAAGAACACCTTCCGCGCCTCCCTCGGCCTCGGCACCTTCTAG